A genomic stretch from Candidatus Nitrososphaera gargensis Ga9.2 includes:
- a CDS encoding ribulose-phosphate 3-epimerase → MRYLDLKRRIRDVRMWAIQGIAEAGSGHPGASFSAAEIMGTLYFRKMRHDPSNPSWEERDYFINSKAHSAPGFYSTLAVAGYFAPEEVKTLRKLGSRLQGHPVRYSDHQKHHSVPGVEYSGGSEGIGLSVGIGIALANKLDGKKNKVFVLIGDGESNEGQIWEASMAAGKFKLDNLVAILDRNRIQQDGFTEDIMPLDPTKDKWAAFNWQVFEVDGHKVEQLVDALNKAARVHDKPVMIIANTIKGNGIRHMANNPQWHGKAPPKRHTEVLLEELDSECLIAPSIIAGERENYEDKIRKVEREGVDMIHLDVMDGRFVPNTTFFADTIKKLRTSTSLPFDAHLMIERPLEQIQEYIDARCDIITVHAEACTENEFREIQERLIDAGISPGIAINPGTAVPKWLYGCLHDLDVIIVMSVNPGFAGQKFIPEVLPKMVAVNKELREHGFRGYIEADGGIDATTLQYAYDAGARIFVAGAAVYGGGDIHSAVIQLRHKAAVALEKRLLNHATQLNIRPDWMKARKHILIPYANELGIEEELHAIK, encoded by the coding sequence ATGCGTTATCTTGACCTCAAGAGAAGGATCAGAGACGTGCGCATGTGGGCAATACAGGGCATCGCAGAGGCCGGCTCGGGCCACCCCGGAGCATCGTTCTCTGCCGCAGAGATAATGGGCACTCTGTATTTCCGGAAGATGAGGCACGACCCTTCAAACCCAAGCTGGGAAGAGCGCGACTATTTCATAAATTCAAAAGCGCATTCAGCACCTGGGTTTTATTCAACACTTGCAGTAGCCGGGTACTTTGCGCCTGAAGAAGTAAAGACGCTTCGCAAGCTGGGCTCCCGTCTGCAGGGCCACCCTGTCAGGTACTCGGATCACCAAAAGCACCACAGCGTGCCGGGCGTCGAATACTCAGGAGGCTCAGAAGGCATCGGGCTTTCAGTCGGGATCGGCATCGCGCTTGCAAACAAGCTGGACGGCAAGAAGAACAAGGTGTTTGTGCTCATAGGCGATGGCGAGTCAAACGAGGGACAGATATGGGAGGCCTCGATGGCCGCCGGCAAATTCAAACTCGACAACCTGGTTGCAATACTTGACCGCAATCGCATCCAGCAGGACGGCTTTACCGAGGACATCATGCCCCTTGACCCTACAAAGGACAAGTGGGCTGCATTTAACTGGCAGGTCTTTGAAGTCGACGGTCACAAGGTCGAGCAGCTAGTCGACGCGCTGAACAAGGCGGCCAGGGTGCATGACAAGCCAGTCATGATAATCGCCAACACCATCAAGGGTAATGGCATACGCCACATGGCAAACAACCCCCAGTGGCATGGCAAAGCGCCGCCCAAGAGGCACACAGAAGTGCTGCTAGAAGAGCTTGACAGCGAGTGCCTTATCGCGCCCTCTATAATCGCCGGCGAGCGGGAGAACTATGAAGACAAGATAAGGAAGGTCGAGCGAGAGGGGGTGGACATGATCCACCTTGACGTGATGGATGGCCGGTTTGTTCCAAACACCACGTTCTTTGCCGACACTATCAAAAAATTAAGAACTTCTACAAGCCTGCCATTTGACGCTCATCTGATGATCGAGCGGCCATTGGAACAGATACAGGAATACATCGACGCTAGGTGCGACATTATCACGGTGCACGCCGAAGCCTGCACTGAAAACGAATTCAGGGAAATTCAGGAGCGGCTTATCGACGCCGGCATTAGCCCCGGCATCGCAATCAACCCCGGAACCGCCGTGCCAAAGTGGCTTTACGGCTGTCTGCATGATCTTGATGTCATTATCGTGATGTCGGTCAACCCCGGATTTGCTGGCCAGAAATTCATACCAGAGGTGCTGCCCAAGATGGTTGCGGTCAACAAGGAGCTCAGAGAGCACGGCTTTAGAGGCTACATCGAGGCCGACGGAGGCATCGATGCTACGACACTCCAGTATGCATACGATGCCGGTGCCCGGATCTTTGTGGCCGGTGCAGCGGTTTATGGTGGAGGGGATATACACAGCGCCGTCATACAGCTAAGGCACAAAGCGGCTGTGGCCCTTGAGAAAAGGCTTCTCAATCATGCGACTCAGCTCAACATAAGGCCCGACTGGATGAAAGCCCGTAAACATATATTGATTCCGTACGCCAATGAGCTTGGGATAGAGGAAGAGCTTCATGCTATTAAGTAG
- a CDS encoding RuvC family protein, producing MSPEEAAVSKAKVIITTRDEAGIVNRKGVVMMLDTELEKYPAIAKAKILRSIIGDQAADDQLVIGIDPGSRIGISAMYLHQEIASTVESSPQDAIDQVSAMLGGIESHKKVVKIGDGNITMARNIARMLKMKFRDHVNIEIVDEHGTSQNADANKRGARDRSSARTIAFRSGKSFILK from the coding sequence TTGTCGCCAGAAGAAGCCGCTGTGTCAAAAGCCAAGGTCATCATTACGACTAGAGACGAGGCTGGCATCGTCAATAGGAAGGGCGTAGTGATGATGCTTGACACCGAGCTTGAAAAATATCCTGCAATAGCAAAAGCAAAGATCCTGCGGAGCATCATCGGCGACCAGGCAGCAGACGACCAGCTTGTCATAGGCATAGACCCAGGAAGCAGGATAGGGATATCTGCAATGTATCTCCACCAAGAAATTGCAAGCACAGTCGAGTCCTCGCCGCAGGACGCAATCGATCAGGTGTCAGCGATGCTTGGCGGCATAGAATCGCACAAGAAGGTCGTAAAAATAGGCGATGGCAACATCACGATGGCAAGGAACATAGCCCGCATGCTGAAAATGAAATTCCGCGACCACGTAAACATCGAGATTGTGGACGAGCACGGCACATCACAAAATGCCGATGCGAACAAGCGAGGAGCTCGGGACAGGTCGTCGGCACGAACAATCGCGTTCAGGTCAGGCAAGAGCTTTATTCTGAAATAA
- a CDS encoding transketolase family protein: protein MLLSSEKKTADMRGAYGDTLVELGRDDPRIVCVGGDTTDSLKTKKFGDKYPERMFNVGIAEANLVSVAAGLSIAGKIAFASTYAAFIPGRCVDQIRNTICYPRLNVKLVVSHGGLTVGPDGASHQQIEDIASMRVIPNMRVIVPADAIAVKHLVKIIAHTPGPFYMRLARPSSEVIYADNAGSFEIGKGNVLEDGSDATIIACGLMVGRSLEAAKELKRKGVSCRVVDMFSIKPIDSELVAKCAKETGAIATVEEHNIVGGLGGAVSEVVAETYPVPVKRVGVRDTFGESARDEEIDMLLEQYGLTATEIAKAVLEARSRSRK from the coding sequence ATGCTATTAAGTAGCGAGAAAAAGACCGCGGACATGAGGGGTGCCTATGGCGACACCCTAGTAGAGCTTGGAAGGGACGACCCCCGCATAGTCTGCGTCGGCGGCGACACGACCGATTCTCTTAAGACAAAAAAGTTTGGCGACAAGTATCCTGAGCGGATGTTCAACGTTGGGATCGCAGAGGCCAACCTTGTCTCGGTGGCGGCCGGCCTCTCGATAGCCGGCAAGATCGCGTTTGCCAGCACGTACGCCGCTTTCATCCCCGGCAGGTGCGTAGACCAGATCCGAAACACGATATGCTATCCAAGGCTTAACGTCAAGCTGGTCGTTTCTCACGGCGGCCTCACCGTCGGGCCTGATGGCGCTTCCCACCAGCAGATAGAGGATATTGCAAGTATGAGGGTGATCCCGAACATGAGGGTGATCGTGCCGGCAGATGCAATCGCAGTCAAGCATCTGGTAAAGATAATAGCGCATACCCCCGGCCCGTTCTACATGCGACTTGCAAGGCCCTCAAGCGAAGTGATATACGCCGACAATGCCGGGTCATTTGAGATCGGTAAGGGCAATGTCCTTGAGGACGGCTCTGACGCGACCATAATTGCGTGCGGCCTGATGGTTGGAAGGTCGCTTGAAGCGGCAAAGGAGCTCAAAAGAAAGGGCGTTTCCTGCAGAGTAGTTGACATGTTCTCGATAAAGCCGATTGACAGCGAGCTTGTGGCAAAGTGCGCCAAGGAGACCGGCGCGATCGCCACTGTAGAGGAACACAATATCGTCGGCGGCCTTGGAGGGGCCGTGTCTGAAGTAGTTGCCGAAACCTACCCCGTGCCGGTCAAGCGCGTGGGCGTGCGCGATACGTTTGGTGAGTCTGCCCGCGATGAAGAGATAGACATGCTGCTGGAACAGTACGGGCTGACCGCAACAGAAATAGCAAAGGCAGTACTTGAAGCAAGGAGTAGGAGTAGGAAATAA
- a CDS encoding PUA domain-containing protein: MAYKTATFYLNPLPIDAREKVCRHIDALFGVGVSEALPADVSFEFSKRTGRIKNFSIGGRLAGTLRTDGGIALTIAGAQHFFDNSRRQFRESCVAPVQEAVPFVSGGRSLFCRHVEWCGSNVQVGSDVAVVDDRSRVIAVGVAILPSDLMKWYSRGVAVKIREGLKGRME, encoded by the coding sequence GTGGCATATAAAACAGCAACTTTCTACTTGAATCCACTGCCTATTGACGCTAGGGAGAAGGTGTGCAGGCATATTGACGCGCTGTTTGGCGTAGGAGTTTCCGAAGCACTGCCGGCAGATGTGTCGTTCGAGTTTTCAAAGCGCACTGGTCGCATAAAGAATTTTAGCATAGGCGGCAGGCTTGCCGGCACGCTCCGCACGGACGGCGGCATTGCACTGACAATAGCCGGCGCCCAGCACTTTTTTGACAACAGCAGGAGGCAGTTCCGGGAGAGCTGCGTTGCGCCTGTGCAAGAAGCCGTGCCATTTGTAAGTGGAGGCCGGTCACTTTTCTGCAGGCACGTAGAGTGGTGCGGCTCGAACGTGCAGGTAGGCTCTGACGTGGCAGTAGTTGATGACCGCAGCAGGGTGATAGCGGTGGGAGTCGCCATCCTGCCGTCCGACCTAATGAAGTGGTACAGCAGGGGAGTGGCAGTCAAGATTCGAGAAGGATTAAAAGGTAGAATGGAGTAA
- a CDS encoding leucyl aminopeptidase produces MVQVKVEKAKIDQKQTSLLVMGVFEGEQDFMQSKELDPTVFASIKETLENKEFRGTFGSSILVYTLGRGPMKKIMLLGLGKKDKFTDESARICAGKAAQKAKELGVKEFSILQFSNLDEGLIEAMTEGVTLALYSFDKYKEAKEPATKIEEVTILINSDSPKFQSIADKASLIIEAVNFARDIGNLPPNDCPPAQLASIALSLAQEHGMKAKVIDRYELENMGMGGIVAVGKGSNSPPKLIILEYNGSSDPQQKPYLLVGKAVTFDTGGISIKPGEKMDEMKFDKCGGCTVLAVMRAVASMKLAVNVVGIVPSVENMPSSTSYRPGDIIRMYNGKTVEVLNTDAEGRMILADALAYGIATYNPKAVFDVATLTGAAVIALGANVAAIVGTNKQLTDRLRKLADKTGERMWELPLYDEFHEQIKSTYADIKNVGGRPGGAITAAAFLSNFVNGVPWVHIDIAGTAWTQDGTYEKSYNPRGATGFGVRTLVKLLMEDEKQQPA; encoded by the coding sequence ATGGTGCAGGTCAAAGTCGAAAAAGCCAAGATAGATCAGAAGCAGACTTCGCTTCTGGTGATGGGTGTATTTGAAGGCGAGCAGGACTTTATGCAGTCAAAGGAGCTTGACCCCACTGTCTTTGCTTCAATAAAGGAGACTCTGGAGAACAAGGAATTTCGCGGTACTTTTGGCTCGTCGATTCTAGTCTACACTCTGGGCAGGGGGCCGATGAAAAAGATAATGCTGCTTGGCCTTGGCAAAAAGGACAAGTTCACAGACGAGAGCGCCCGCATATGCGCAGGCAAGGCAGCCCAGAAGGCAAAGGAGCTGGGCGTTAAAGAGTTCTCGATCCTGCAGTTTTCAAACCTTGACGAAGGGCTCATTGAAGCCATGACAGAGGGGGTGACACTTGCACTCTATTCCTTTGACAAATACAAAGAGGCAAAAGAGCCGGCGACAAAGATCGAGGAAGTCACGATACTGATCAATTCAGATTCTCCCAAGTTCCAGTCAATAGCCGACAAGGCGAGCCTTATCATAGAGGCTGTCAACTTTGCCCGCGACATTGGCAACCTGCCGCCAAACGACTGCCCGCCGGCCCAGCTGGCAAGCATCGCCCTCTCGCTTGCACAGGAGCACGGCATGAAAGCCAAGGTCATCGACCGCTATGAGTTAGAGAACATGGGAATGGGGGGCATTGTGGCAGTCGGCAAGGGGAGCAACAGCCCACCAAAATTGATAATTCTAGAATACAATGGCAGCAGCGACCCGCAGCAAAAGCCGTACTTGCTCGTGGGAAAGGCAGTCACATTTGACACCGGCGGCATTTCGATAAAACCCGGCGAAAAGATGGATGAAATGAAGTTTGACAAGTGCGGCGGCTGCACAGTCCTTGCAGTGATGCGCGCAGTTGCGTCAATGAAGCTCGCTGTCAACGTGGTGGGCATCGTGCCGTCAGTTGAAAACATGCCTTCTTCCACTTCGTACCGGCCTGGCGACATCATCAGGATGTACAACGGCAAGACCGTCGAAGTACTCAACACTGACGCCGAGGGGCGCATGATACTTGCCGATGCCCTCGCCTATGGCATAGCAACTTACAATCCCAAGGCAGTGTTTGACGTTGCGACGCTCACCGGCGCTGCCGTAATCGCGCTTGGCGCCAACGTTGCAGCGATCGTCGGCACCAACAAGCAGCTGACCGACAGGCTGCGCAAGCTTGCAGACAAGACTGGTGAGAGGATGTGGGAGCTTCCGCTCTACGATGAGTTCCACGAGCAGATCAAGAGCACCTACGCGGACATCAAGAACGTCGGGGGCAGGCCGGGTGGCGCGATAACGGCCGCCGCGTTCCTCTCCAATTTCGTCAACGGCGTACCGTGGGTGCATATCGACATCGCCGGGACCGCTTGGACGCAGGACGGGACATACGAGAAGAGCTACAACCCGCGCGGCGCGACAGGCTTTGGCGTGAGGACGCTTGTAAAGCTCTTGATGGAGGACGAAAAGCAGCAGCCAGCATGA
- a CDS encoding TerC family protein, giving the protein MEFGIISEGYILWIVFGLFVGIAMAIDLGAIGALRKMLRAKASSQPASDNNQSGKDKKKSTFKQALAWTIVWISLAIIFAVIIYSTSGYGSFLEFVTGYTLEKSLSVDNMFVFIIIFSSLGIPHQFQHKVLSVGIISAIAMRIPLIIAGAALLESFHWMMYVFGAFLFVTAIRMALQRKEREKIDIEKNIAVRLLRRFVPLTPQLHENKFLIRLANGALYATPMLVALVIVEMTDLVFAIDSIPAVLAITTDPFIVITSNIFAILGLRSLYFLLAGMMEKFYYLKPALVALLIFIGAKMLMSDLYKIPIEVSLGVIFAILGIALGLSAIKTKTENERHATTLRKDSDHRESSKR; this is encoded by the coding sequence TTGGAATTCGGCATTATATCGGAAGGCTACATTCTCTGGATAGTCTTTGGGCTGTTTGTCGGCATTGCTATGGCAATAGACCTCGGCGCTATAGGTGCATTGAGAAAGATGCTGCGCGCCAAGGCAAGTTCTCAGCCCGCAAGCGATAACAACCAGAGTGGCAAAGACAAGAAAAAGAGCACATTCAAACAAGCACTGGCATGGACTATTGTATGGATATCGCTTGCCATAATTTTTGCAGTGATTATTTATTCGACGTCAGGATATGGCAGCTTTCTTGAATTTGTAACTGGATACACGCTTGAAAAGTCCCTCAGCGTTGACAACATGTTTGTGTTTATCATCATTTTCTCTTCCCTTGGAATCCCCCACCAATTCCAGCACAAGGTACTTTCTGTTGGGATCATTAGCGCAATAGCCATGAGGATTCCCCTGATAATTGCTGGGGCAGCACTCCTTGAAAGCTTTCACTGGATGATGTATGTCTTTGGTGCGTTTCTGTTTGTTACGGCGATACGGATGGCGCTCCAGAGAAAAGAAAGGGAAAAGATCGACATCGAAAAGAACATTGCAGTAAGGCTGTTGAGGAGGTTCGTTCCGCTGACGCCCCAGCTGCATGAAAATAAATTTCTGATCCGGCTGGCAAACGGTGCTCTCTATGCCACCCCGATGCTCGTAGCTCTTGTAATAGTAGAAATGACTGATCTTGTATTTGCCATAGACTCGATACCTGCAGTTCTGGCTATTACTACCGATCCGTTCATAGTGATCACATCGAACATCTTTGCGATACTTGGGCTCCGCAGCCTCTATTTCCTGCTCGCCGGGATGATGGAAAAGTTCTACTACCTGAAGCCGGCCCTTGTCGCTTTGCTTATCTTCATAGGGGCAAAGATGCTGATGTCCGACTTGTACAAGATACCGATCGAGGTTTCATTGGGCGTAATTTTTGCAATACTTGGAATCGCATTAGGGCTGTCAGCTATAAAGACAAAAACAGAGAATGAGAGGCATGCAACAACTCTTCGCAAGGATTCTGATCATAGAGAGTCGAGCAAAAGATGA
- the fsa gene encoding fructose-6-phosphate aldolase, whose product MKIFLDTANIESIKKYNDMGLVDGITTNPTLLSKEKGNPAEIMRQVVKIVKGPVSLEVVGTTTAEMIEEAHRLKKYGQNVVVKIPMIPDGLKAVKKLKEEGIETNVTLIFSANQAILAAKAGAAYVSPFIGRLDDAGQEGMAIIREIVQIFKNYQFDTNVLVASVRHPLHVIEAGKIGAQVVTLPPDILGKMLAHPLTDKGLSAFLSDWEKVKRENPNLTI is encoded by the coding sequence ATGAAGATCTTCCTCGACACTGCAAACATTGAATCGATCAAGAAATACAACGACATGGGCCTAGTAGACGGCATCACGACCAACCCCACTCTGTTGTCAAAGGAGAAGGGCAACCCTGCTGAAATCATGCGGCAGGTAGTGAAAATAGTCAAGGGACCGGTGAGCCTCGAGGTAGTCGGCACCACCACGGCTGAAATGATCGAAGAGGCCCATAGGCTTAAAAAGTACGGGCAGAATGTCGTGGTCAAGATCCCCATGATCCCTGACGGCCTGAAGGCTGTGAAAAAGTTGAAAGAAGAAGGCATCGAGACAAACGTTACCCTGATATTTTCTGCAAACCAGGCGATCCTGGCTGCAAAGGCCGGCGCAGCATATGTCAGCCCGTTCATCGGGAGGCTGGATGATGCGGGTCAGGAAGGCATGGCAATCATCAGGGAGATCGTGCAGATATTCAAGAACTACCAGTTTGACACAAACGTGCTTGTCGCAAGCGTCAGGCACCCGCTGCATGTGATTGAAGCAGGCAAGATCGGGGCCCAGGTGGTCACCCTACCGCCAGACATACTGGGCAAGATGCTTGCGCACCCGCTGACTGACAAGGGGCTTTCTGCATTCCTGAGCGATTGGGAAAAGGTCAAGAGGGAAAACCCGAACCTTACGATCTGA
- a CDS encoding ATP synthase subunit B family protein, producing MAKEKTAHAQVPPPTSHSAVEAIVSALSELEGDIDGLYSRVEEMKKRIMAHSNEEVEKLKQQVIAMANEEAKQIVDSARAEAEAESEKIGEMGRANVANLKKNINSSFDEAVDSIVRTVLGDTTPVKAAQPAKAKKLTSDGKPAA from the coding sequence TTGGCAAAGGAAAAAACCGCACACGCTCAAGTTCCTCCACCAACCTCGCACTCTGCAGTTGAAGCTATTGTAAGTGCTTTATCGGAGCTTGAAGGCGACATTGACGGGCTGTATAGCCGCGTTGAAGAGATGAAGAAGCGCATAATGGCCCACTCTAACGAAGAGGTGGAGAAGCTAAAGCAGCAGGTAATTGCCATGGCAAATGAAGAGGCCAAGCAAATAGTAGACAGCGCCAGAGCAGAGGCCGAGGCCGAGTCGGAAAAGATAGGAGAAATGGGAAGGGCAAATGTTGCCAACCTGAAAAAGAACATCAATTCCTCGTTTGACGAGGCGGTCGACAGCATCGTCAGGACGGTCCTTGGCGACACAACGCCGGTAAAGGCGGCGCAACCGGCCAAGGCAAAGAAGCTTACCTCAGACGGCAAGCCTGCAGCCTAA
- a CDS encoding AAA family ATPase: MESPTAKISPEEIIYLDWNNALEILEKAHKSGLFVLIIGPKGTGKTTLVRKFASRMKKDLDSVNFSLRTRESHLVGSRTLDKGEISFVEGVLVKSMRSGTILYLDELNAAEADVLLRLDEALDDRRQLVLKEAEGQVIKATDDWFVIATINPLSHVGTKELPPQLLSRFPVRMRLEYPPEEVELEIVRRHVTIDESKVKDVKHAIQLAKNLREAAAVEELYYSPSLRETIAFAKMLNAGLSGRSAAEVVYANAYDQWGQVEYQKVMDMITSIFGDR; this comes from the coding sequence ATGGAATCGCCGACAGCAAAAATCAGCCCCGAAGAAATAATCTATCTTGACTGGAACAATGCCCTTGAAATACTTGAAAAGGCCCACAAATCAGGCCTCTTTGTCCTGATAATCGGCCCCAAGGGCACAGGCAAGACTACTCTTGTGAGAAAGTTTGCATCTAGAATGAAAAAAGACCTCGATTCCGTCAATTTTTCGCTCCGCACAAGGGAGTCACACCTAGTAGGATCTAGGACCCTAGACAAGGGAGAGATAAGCTTTGTCGAAGGCGTGCTGGTAAAGTCGATGCGCAGTGGCACCATATTGTACCTTGACGAGCTCAATGCTGCAGAAGCAGATGTGCTTCTCCGGCTCGACGAAGCGCTCGACGACAGGCGCCAGCTCGTGCTCAAAGAAGCTGAAGGACAGGTCATAAAGGCAACCGACGACTGGTTCGTGATAGCCACCATCAACCCGTTGTCGCATGTAGGCACAAAAGAACTGCCACCGCAGCTGTTGAGCAGGTTCCCAGTCAGGATGAGGCTTGAATATCCACCGGAGGAGGTCGAGCTTGAGATAGTGCGGCGGCACGTGACAATAGACGAATCAAAGGTCAAGGACGTCAAGCACGCAATCCAGCTGGCCAAGAACCTGCGCGAAGCAGCGGCAGTTGAAGAGCTGTACTACAGCCCATCGCTGCGTGAAACGATAGCGTTTGCCAAGATGCTCAATGCCGGTCTTTCAGGCCGCAGCGCAGCCGAAGTAGTCTATGCAAACGCGTACGATCAGTGGGGGCAGGTAGAGTACCAGAAAGTGATGGATATGATAACTTCGATCTTTGGCGATAGGTAA
- a CDS encoding VWA domain-containing protein — protein sequence MAAATKIASSAMRNDVLLDIATFLSRRWSGNDRVVIILMPDKVPMAKPDKNQITLPLLNYYPGTDFQKYRQWRVALWYESMRMKHSTKVLSYEHAFGFLLNTLETKRIEILGLREWEGMAGELFFNEGISWMSRQLLNSIYGRYKIAEAFSQYFLTGYIKGELFGGEFDKVKRATDYANEIVKEAIDNNYGTEWVEQHIPKLIKMLELDPLVSIPVLAPRTRVGASLNQTDLLKQVEKVVKMRHKKENVEEKTKEIYEGHDVLHEFETLVKESKKTENKGYESLEDFGLSVPDKMDVDETQIYDIDLIQKVKAAFREWKTGWVERHDETGDEFDTESYVEALPKTFISDFKLSIKTKVAILLDHSSSIADVELEYKQATTALCEALHYLGIKFAVYAFSTDKRQVKCWVIKPPNIKWSVVSARRLAQIRASGGTPLAEVYGLLEPVLKSFKPDIFVTLTDGEPSDFDAVRTMVLSYRKMGIRMVAIGVGRNINDSVGIGQNLKYLNYEKAVSVSRLQDIPKRVIKLLRS from the coding sequence ATGGCAGCAGCCACCAAGATTGCCAGCTCTGCAATGCGAAACGATGTCCTGCTTGACATCGCAACTTTTCTATCCCGAAGGTGGTCCGGCAACGACAGGGTAGTCATTATCTTGATGCCGGACAAGGTCCCAATGGCCAAGCCGGACAAGAACCAGATAACGCTTCCGCTGCTCAACTATTACCCGGGCACCGACTTTCAGAAGTACCGACAGTGGCGCGTCGCCCTCTGGTACGAGTCAATGAGAATGAAGCATTCTACAAAGGTGCTGAGCTACGAGCATGCCTTTGGCTTTCTGCTCAACACGCTTGAGACAAAGAGGATAGAAATCTTGGGCCTGCGGGAATGGGAGGGGATGGCCGGCGAGCTGTTCTTCAATGAAGGCATTTCCTGGATGTCTCGCCAGCTGCTCAACTCGATCTATGGCCGGTACAAGATAGCGGAGGCGTTTTCACAATACTTCCTGACCGGCTACATAAAGGGTGAGCTTTTCGGAGGCGAGTTTGACAAGGTGAAAAGAGCAACTGACTATGCAAACGAGATCGTAAAGGAAGCAATAGATAACAACTATGGCACCGAATGGGTAGAGCAACACATTCCAAAGTTGATCAAGATGCTTGAGCTCGATCCGCTTGTTTCAATCCCCGTTCTGGCTCCAAGGACCCGTGTCGGCGCGTCGCTCAACCAGACAGACCTGCTCAAGCAGGTAGAAAAGGTGGTGAAGATGCGGCACAAAAAAGAAAACGTGGAGGAAAAGACCAAAGAGATCTACGAAGGCCACGATGTCCTGCACGAGTTTGAGACCCTTGTCAAGGAAAGCAAAAAGACAGAGAACAAGGGCTACGAATCCTTGGAAGATTTTGGGCTGAGCGTGCCAGACAAGATGGACGTTGACGAGACCCAGATCTATGATATCGACCTGATACAAAAGGTCAAGGCAGCCTTTAGGGAGTGGAAGACTGGGTGGGTTGAGCGGCACGATGAGACCGGCGACGAGTTTGACACGGAGAGCTATGTCGAGGCGCTGCCCAAGACCTTCATCAGTGATTTCAAATTGTCGATCAAGACCAAGGTCGCGATCCTGCTCGATCACTCTAGCAGCATCGCAGACGTCGAGCTGGAATACAAGCAGGCGACTACCGCGCTCTGCGAAGCGCTGCATTACCTTGGGATCAAGTTTGCAGTCTATGCGTTCAGCACTGACAAGCGTCAGGTGAAATGCTGGGTCATCAAGCCGCCAAATATCAAGTGGTCTGTGGTAAGCGCCCGGCGTCTAGCGCAAATAAGGGCAAGCGGCGGCACACCCTTGGCAGAAGTCTACGGCCTGCTGGAGCCTGTCTTAAAATCGTTCAAGCCTGACATCTTTGTCACGCTGACAGACGGAGAACCTTCAGACTTTGATGCAGTGAGGACGATGGTGCTATCATACAGGAAGATGGGCATTCGGATGGTGGCGATAGGGGTGGGCCGGAACATCAATGACTCTGTAGGCATCGGCCAAAACCTAAAGTACCTCAACTACGAAAAGGCGGTATCCGTCAGCAGACTGCAGGACATCCCTAAAAGAGTGATCAAGCTTCTCAGATCGTAA
- a CDS encoding nascent polypeptide-associated complex protein, with amino-acid sequence MMRGGNREMRRMLDKMGLDMSTLDNVEEVIIKTDKKELYLIKPQVIEMKGKDSTIFQVVASDIEEKQREVPSFKEEDVILVMQQASVSREKAIQALTESKGDMAQAILSLTT; translated from the coding sequence ATGATGCGTGGCGGCAACCGCGAAATGAGGCGCATGCTGGACAAGATGGGTCTGGACATGTCGACGCTGGACAACGTCGAGGAAGTGATAATCAAAACCGACAAGAAGGAGCTCTACCTGATCAAGCCGCAGGTTATTGAAATGAAGGGCAAGGACAGCACTATCTTCCAGGTCGTTGCAAGCGATATTGAAGAAAAGCAGCGGGAGGTCCCGTCGTTCAAAGAAGAGGATGTCATCCTTGTCATGCAGCAGGCCAGCGTATCAAGAGAAAAGGCGATACAGGCCCTGACGGAGAGCAAGGGCGACATGGCCCAAGCCATTCTCAGCCTTACAACGTAG